A section of the Deinococcus taeanensis genome encodes:
- a CDS encoding sugar ABC transporter permease: MTAAPTPNRNAPLPPGGYVHREPTLLRRLLPWVVGAVVLGLLIWLGVTLNNSLNGKAKSFSIYFVERGWVRFLLFLLAASGVLALTSLLGQQIGMARTGRRISYAAVLGDQLTHLFLILVVLGAIYPLLYVLIAAFDPRNSLFAFPDFGSTNPFYKTGLLPDVSQLSLENFGKLFEGVTIPAWQLLLALISGAALAALLLSLLISRVGRDSEAQANIRAWSLRTLVAALAVLVIFMTPAQFTGGSNESKFLLSVRNTLLVSGLTGILAILLSTTAGYAMARLRFPGRFQMLLFFIFIQMFPVFLALVAVFKLLTDLGLSNTFTGLILAYSGGAIAFNTWIFKGYVESLPESLEEAAMVDGATRWQTFTRVVLPLSRGMLVFIFLNQFIGTYAEFILASILMTGVEHWTVGVMLRSFTSGQFSTKWGVFAAAATLGALPIVGLFYGFQNFFVGGAVAGGVKE, from the coding sequence GTGACCGCCGCCCCCACCCCGAACCGCAACGCGCCCCTGCCGCCCGGCGGGTACGTGCACCGTGAACCCACGCTCCTGCGCCGCCTGCTGCCCTGGGTGGTCGGCGCGGTCGTTCTCGGCCTGCTCATCTGGCTGGGCGTCACGCTGAACAACAGCCTGAACGGCAAGGCCAAGAGTTTTTCCATCTACTTCGTGGAGCGCGGCTGGGTGCGCTTCCTGCTGTTCCTGCTGGCCGCCAGCGGTGTGCTGGCCCTCACCAGTCTGCTGGGCCAGCAGATCGGCATGGCCCGTACGGGGCGCCGCATCAGCTACGCCGCGGTGCTGGGCGACCAGCTGACCCACCTGTTCCTGATTCTGGTCGTTCTGGGCGCCATCTACCCGCTGCTTTACGTGCTGATCGCGGCGTTCGATCCGCGCAACAGCCTCTTCGCCTTCCCTGACTTTGGCAGCACCAACCCGTTCTATAAAACCGGGCTGCTTCCGGACGTCAGCCAGCTCAGCCTGGAGAACTTCGGGAAGCTCTTCGAGGGCGTGACCATCCCCGCGTGGCAGCTGCTGCTGGCGCTGATCTCCGGCGCGGCGCTCGCGGCGCTGCTGCTGTCCCTGCTGATCAGCAGAGTAGGCCGCGACAGCGAAGCGCAGGCGAACATCCGCGCCTGGAGTCTGCGGACACTCGTGGCGGCGCTGGCGGTGCTGGTAATCTTCATGACCCCCGCGCAGTTCACGGGGGGCAGCAACGAGAGCAAGTTCCTGCTGTCCGTCCGCAATACCCTGCTGGTCTCCGGGCTGACCGGCATTCTGGCGATCCTGCTGTCCACCACCGCCGGGTACGCCATGGCGCGCCTGCGCTTCCCGGGCCGTTTCCAGATGCTGCTGTTCTTCATCTTTATTCAGATGTTCCCGGTGTTTCTGGCTCTCGTGGCCGTGTTCAAACTCCTGACTGACCTGGGCCTGAGCAACACGTTCACCGGGCTGATCCTGGCGTACTCCGGCGGCGCCATTGCCTTCAACACCTGGATCTTCAAGGGGTACGTGGAGAGCCTGCCGGAATCGCTGGAGGAAGCAGCGATGGTCGACGGCGCGACCCGCTGGCAGACCTTCACCCGCGTGGTGCTGCCCCTGTCGCGCGGCATGCTGGTTTTTATCTTCCTGAACCAGTTTATCGGCACCTACGCGGAGTTCATTCTCGCCAGCATCCTGATGACCGGCGTGGAGCACTGGACGGTCGGCGTGATGCTCCGGTCGTTCACCAGCGGGCAGTTCAGCACGAAGTGGGGCGTGTTCGCCGCGGCGGCCACGCTGGGCGCCCTGCCGATCGTGGGGCTGTTCTACGGCTTCCAGAACTTCTTCGTGGGCGGCGCCGTCGCGGGCGGCGTGAAGGAATAG